The Bos taurus isolate L1 Dominette 01449 registration number 42190680 breed Hereford chromosome 16, ARS-UCD2.0, whole genome shotgun sequence genome includes the window AGCTGGTCAGAAATGCCACCCTGGGCTAAGACACCGGACCGGGCAGCTCAGGGAGCTAACACCATCCGAGTGTCTGGTGTTCAGTCCCTGATTCTAGGGAGGCCCCCAAGGGCAGGCTCCCTCCACCCGCCGGCTCTGCAAAGAGGCCAGGGGAATCTTGGCAGCTGGCACCTCCCTGGGGAAAATCctaagagagagacagacagtagCCGGGAGCCAAGAGGGGGTGAGAGGGACTGAGGCTCTGAGCGCCTGTTCTACCGGCCCTCTGGGCCCTGAGACCTTTGACGCTCTTAGTTCAGTCAAACCAGTGACTGATGAGGGACAGGCCAGGCTCCCACGGCAGGCAGGGCGGAGATCCAGCCCGGgcacttttcttccaaagacccAGCTAGGAAGCCAGGTCCCCCGCCCTCCGCCCCACCCCGAATCTCGCCCCCTTCTCGGCCCAGGCgcctgcccctcccccgcccccaccccttccTGCCGCCCGGGGCCGAGGCGACTGGGTGGGCAGGAAGGGAGGTGCTGGGCTGGGCACGGGCCGTGAAGAGCCACCCTCCCTCTTGGCCCCGCGTCCGCCACCGGGCGTCTCCGGCCATGCGCCCCACGGAGCCCTGGAGCCCCAGCGCGGGGACGGCGCCCTGGGACTACTACTCGGGGTCGGGCGCGCCGGACGAGCTGGAGCCGGAGGAGCTGTGCGCGGCACGGGACCTGCCCTACAGCCACGCCTACATCCCCGCGCTCTACCTGGCGGCCTTCGCCGTGGGCCTGCCGGGCAACGCCTTCGTGCTGTGGCTGCTGTCCGGGGCGCGCGGCCGGCGGCGGCTCGTGGACACCTTCGTGCAGCACCTGGCGGCCGCCGACCTGGGCTTCGTGCTCACGCTGCCGCTGTGggccgcggcggcggcgcggggcggcCGCTGGCCCTTCGGCGAGGGCCTGTGCAAGCTCAGCAGCTTCGCGCTGGCCGGCACGCGCTGCGCGGGCGCCCTGCTGCTGGCCGGCCTCAGCGTGGACCGCTACCTGGCCGTGGGCCGCCCGCTGGCCGCGCGCTCCCCGCGCTCCCGGCGCTGCGCGCTGGCGGCCTGCGCGGGCGTGTGGGCCGCAGCGCTGGCCGCCGGCCTGCCGTCGCTGGCCTTCCGCCGCCTGCGGCCGCTGCCCGGCCAGGACCGCGGCAGCCAGTGCGGGGAGGAGTCGTCGGACGCCTTTCAGGGcctgagcctgctgctgctgcttctgaccCTGGTGCTGCCCCTGGCCGTCACCGTCGTCTGCTACTGCCGCGTGTCGCGCCGCCTGCGCGGGCCGCCGCACCTGGGCCGCGCCCGGAGCCGCTCGCTGCGCATCATCTTGGCCGTCGAGGGCGCCTTCGTGGGCTCCTGGCTGCCCTTCTGCGCCCTGCGCGCCGTCTTCCACCTGGCGAGCCTGGGCGCGCTGCCGCTGCCCTGCCGCTTGCTGCTGGCGCTGCGCTGGGGCCTCACCGTCGCCACCTGCCTGGCCTTCGTCAACAGCTGCGCCAACCCACTCATCTATCTGCTACTCGACCGCTCGTTCCGCGCGCAGCTGCGGCAGCGCGGGGCCTGCGGGCGCGCCGACCGCCCGGCGCGCGGGAGCAGCTCGGCGTCATCACTCTCCGGCGAAGACGGCTCCCCGTTCCGGAGCCCGGCCCGCGCGGGCGGCCGAGCCCAGACGGCGAGCGCCCCCTCGGCTGTTGGCCCGTAGCTGCTCGGCCCGCGGGCTGCGGGCGGCGGAGGGAAGCGAAGAGGGCCGTCCCCCACCGCCACCCGTCTCCCCGACTTCCCCGAGCGCAGCGGGCTGCTCCGCCGGGTCCGCGGGGTCTCCCTCACGAGCTTTCCCAAAATCTCAGCTTTTCCAGCgtctcccccaaccccagcccggCTCCTGAGACCCGCTCTCCTCCCGCTCCGCCCATTGGACACCTGGGCGCTTTGTCTCCAGCGCAGTAAACGTCCTGCGAGATGGACCGGGCGAGATGGACCTGCGACACCGACCCGGGCTCGGAAAGGGAAGTGGCCTCCCTGCTCTGCCCCCTGGGAGAGACCCCCTAGAGGCCACTCTTGTCTCGGGCGGCTCTGTTACCTTTGGCTCCTACAATCGCGTTGCCTGCTGAGAAATACCTTCTCCAAGCCAAACTCTCTGGCCCCTCTCCAAAGAATCCTGGACCTTTACGCTCTGCCGTCTTGGTGGCTGTGCTGAATCACGCGTCAGCATCTTCATGTTCAACACTCACCAAAGCGTGGGAAGCGCGGTGCTGTCGCGCTAACCCCTTCCTGCTGCCAGCGACCCCAGGAGGCCCATCCTTTATTTCCCCCAACTCCCAAGAAGCCACAGGACTCACCCTGGACTTGGGCGGGCGCCTCCCTGCAGACAGAGGGTTCCAGCATCTGTCCCCGGGCACTCAGATGCTCTGACCGGCTGGGACACTGGGCCCCGCGGCGAGTTCCCCTTTCTCAATAAACAGTCTTGCTGCCCTCACCCGACAGCTGTGTCTGCCTTTACTTGAGTGGAAGGGACTGAAATGAGTGTGAGGGGGcgactcgatccctgggtcag containing:
- the GPR25 gene encoding probable G-protein coupled receptor 25, translating into MRPTEPWSPSAGTAPWDYYSGSGAPDELEPEELCAARDLPYSHAYIPALYLAAFAVGLPGNAFVLWLLSGARGRRRLVDTFVQHLAAADLGFVLTLPLWAAAAARGGRWPFGEGLCKLSSFALAGTRCAGALLLAGLSVDRYLAVGRPLAARSPRSRRCALAACAGVWAAALAAGLPSLAFRRLRPLPGQDRGSQCGEESSDAFQGLSLLLLLLTLVLPLAVTVVCYCRVSRRLRGPPHLGRARSRSLRIILAVEGAFVGSWLPFCALRAVFHLASLGALPLPCRLLLALRWGLTVATCLAFVNSCANPLIYLLLDRSFRAQLRQRGACGRADRPARGSSSASSLSGEDGSPFRSPARAGGRAQTASAPSAVGP